One genomic segment of Arcobacter porcinus includes these proteins:
- a CDS encoding thiamine phosphate synthase, producing the protein MIVFLTSRNLCKDDFLSRIEKLCISKPNILILREKDMDFGSYLFLARSVKDICKKYEVDFYINSKIDVAKKLNIKNIQLGFDDFFRYKKSLEEFENIIVSVHSLDEVKALKNENIKYIIAGHIFETACKKGLEPRGLEFLKELCENIEIPILGIGGIDKNNYKEVLKNGAKGFCIMSETMQTKNPQTLSQDYKN; encoded by the coding sequence TTGATAGTTTTTCTTACAAGTAGAAATTTATGTAAAGATGATTTTCTAAGTAGAATAGAAAAACTTTGTATCTCAAAACCAAATATTTTGATATTAAGAGAAAAAGATATGGATTTTGGTTCATATCTTTTTTTGGCTAGAAGTGTTAAAGATATTTGTAAGAAATATGAAGTTGATTTTTATATAAATAGTAAAATAGATGTGGCAAAAAAACTTAATATTAAAAATATTCAATTAGGGTTTGATGATTTTTTTAGATATAAAAAAAGTTTAGAAGAGTTTGAGAATATTATTGTTTCTGTTCATTCACTTGATGAGGTAAAAGCTCTTAAAAATGAAAATATAAAATATATTATTGCTGGGCATATTTTTGAAACAGCTTGTAAAAAAGGTTTAGAACCAAGAGGTTTAGAGTTTTTAAAAGAGCTTTGTGAAAATATTGAAATACCAATTTTAGGTATTGGTGGAATAGATAAAAACAACTATAAAGAAGTTTTAAAAAATGGTGCAAAAGGTTTTTGTATTATGAGTGAAACAATGCAGACAAAAAATCCACAAACACTAAGCCAAGATTATAAAAATTAA
- the thiD gene encoding bifunctional hydroxymethylpyrimidine kinase/phosphomethylpyrimidine kinase — MKKVLTIAGSDCSGGAGIQADLKTFSAFGTFGMSVITSIVAENTFRVIEIQDARVDMVEKQLIAIFEDIVPDAVKIGMLPSKEIMKCVADFLRKNDAKNIVIDPVMYAKNGCALMDVENIDTLIKEVIPLAYVLTPNIPEAQEIAKMKINNQEDMKKAAIKIHEMGCKNVLVKGGHSNEDVACDILYDGKEFYKFCVEKIDTKNTHGTGCTYSSAIASNLALGEKIEDTLKISKDYITNAIKHSLDIGKGHGPTNHFYKFFK; from the coding sequence ATGAAAAAAGTTTTAACAATAGCTGGAAGTGATTGTAGCGGTGGAGCTGGAATACAAGCAGATTTAAAAACATTTAGTGCTTTTGGAACATTTGGAATGAGTGTTATTACTTCAATTGTTGCTGAAAATACTTTTAGAGTTATTGAGATTCAAGATGCAAGAGTTGATATGGTAGAAAAACAGCTTATTGCTATTTTTGAAGATATTGTTCCAGATGCAGTTAAAATAGGAATGCTTCCAAGCAAAGAGATTATGAAATGTGTAGCAGATTTTTTAAGAAAAAATGATGCAAAAAATATAGTTATAGATCCAGTTATGTATGCAAAAAATGGATGTGCTTTGATGGATGTTGAGAATATTGATACTTTGATAAAAGAGGTTATTCCTTTAGCTTATGTTTTAACTCCAAATATTCCTGAAGCCCAAGAGATAGCAAAAATGAAAATAAACAATCAAGAAGATATGAAAAAAGCTGCTATAAAAATACACGAAATGGGTTGTAAAAATGTACTTGTAAAAGGTGGTCACTCAAATGAAGATGTGGCTTGTGATATTTTATATGATGGAAAAGAGTTTTATAAATTTTGTGTAGAGAAAATTGATACAAAAAATACTCACGGAACAGGTTGCACATATTCATCTGCAATTGCTTCAAATCTTGCTTTGGGTGAGAAAATAGAAGATACACTTAAAATATCGAAAGATTATATTACAAATGCTATAAAACACTCACTTGATATTGGAAAAGGACACGGACCTACAAATCATTTTTATAAGTTTTTTAAATAA
- a CDS encoding HP0729 family protein, producing MKNLLILYNPYYQEDVIEQHLKVLLDTGKVAFGKVRSKLKNIEHSFQDDLEEIYKNINNNSYLQLFLTDYSSIYVAKVIKITDENLYDLAPKYYKEKNLEVEIWFLIEDICEIIRNDFEKTKDEVLANLRATNFGNHTYAVYGNNYVYPLIVNQKEDKRFFENLDEDFKYYIDIFKSKKYLNIKQNLIDFCFGSSYIFSIHPESINNIISAEIEFQENKDDLTYDFTSIVVKYSKTMEQEIYLFIKELFGILLNNSKELSNIKYSVNGLDYTLPNILTNKPNLGTYKFILKIDIVENSIRDSFETSNISFFIKKTLPYYINFLQNIRNEVVHGSNASKYDAIALRDKILGVASDSILTDILKYKKIIIKSKES from the coding sequence ATGAAAAACTTACTAATTTTATATAATCCTTACTATCAAGAAGATGTGATAGAACAACACTTAAAAGTTTTACTAGACACAGGGAAAGTAGCTTTTGGAAAGGTTAGATCAAAACTAAAAAATATAGAACATAGTTTTCAAGATGATTTAGAAGAAATATATAAAAATATAAACAATAACAGCTATCTACAACTATTTTTAACAGATTATTCTAGTATTTATGTAGCTAAAGTTATAAAAATCACAGATGAAAATTTGTATGACTTAGCTCCAAAATACTATAAAGAAAAGAATCTTGAGGTAGAAATTTGGTTTCTAATAGAAGATATTTGTGAGATTATTAGAAATGATTTTGAAAAGACAAAAGATGAAGTATTAGCAAATCTTAGGGCTACAAATTTTGGAAACCATACTTATGCTGTGTATGGGAACAACTATGTTTATCCACTTATCGTAAATCAAAAAGAAGACAAAAGATTCTTTGAAAATCTTGATGAAGATTTCAAATACTATATTGATATTTTCAAATCAAAAAAATATCTAAATATCAAACAAAATCTCATTGATTTTTGTTTTGGTTCTTCTTATATTTTTTCAATACATCCAGAAAGTATAAATAATATAATTTCAGCAGAGATTGAATTTCAAGAAAACAAAGATGATTTAACTTATGATTTTACAAGCATTGTAGTCAAATATAGCAAAACAATGGAGCAAGAGATTTATCTATTTATTAAAGAACTTTTTGGAATTTTATTAAATAATAGCAAAGAGTTATCAAATATTAAATACTCTGTAAATGGATTAGATTATACCCTGCCTAATATTTTGACTAATAAACCAAATCTTGGTACATATAAATTTATTTTAAAAATAGATATTGTAGAAAATAGTATAAGAGATAGCTTTGAAACATCAAATATAAGCTTCTTTATAAAGAAAACTCTCCCATACTATATAAATTTTTTACAAAATATCAGAAACGAAGTAGTTCACGGAAGTAATGCTTCAAAATATGATGCAATTGCTCTTAGGGATAAGATTTTAGGAGTAGCTAGTGATAGTATTTTAACTGATATTCTAAAATACAAAAAGATAATTATTAAAAGCAAAGAGTCTTAA
- a CDS encoding dynamin family protein: MKNNINKQYKIAVVANMSAGKSTFINALFGDSILPAYSHATTDCPIYIYSDDNPDNDMAIVEFTDGKKTVELAKDIVQKEIKFYAQKDSDTLDEKYKNVKKIDLHWDFHILQNSEKFDTNFIIIDTPGPNNTDEHAFKHSDTTKNIILNEADMVLYLFDYGQIDANLELNKNNLWGLIKQRKEKTPDFEVLFIINKIDKAFEDNKKIEEIKSSSSKEEYFANIKKHWFYYENIAIDKIKNSAKKYGFKSPKVFTVSSKFIEYYRNKNNLNFDHLDDIDGFINFFKNSFGKNWDSKFHSYLGYKSIEQSLKNYLKLEDHVYK; the protein is encoded by the coding sequence ATGAAAAATAATATAAATAAACAATATAAAATTGCTGTTGTTGCAAATATGAGTGCAGGGAAATCTACTTTTATAAATGCTTTGTTTGGAGATAGTATTTTACCTGCATATTCACATGCGACAACAGATTGCCCTATTTATATCTATTCAGATGATAATCCTGACAATGATATGGCAATAGTAGAGTTTACAGATGGTAAGAAAACAGTAGAGTTAGCAAAAGATATAGTTCAAAAAGAGATAAAGTTTTATGCTCAAAAAGATAGTGATACTTTAGATGAAAAGTATAAAAATGTCAAAAAGATAGATTTGCATTGGGATTTTCATATACTTCAAAATAGTGAAAAGTTTGATACAAATTTTATAATTATAGATACTCCTGGACCAAACAATACAGATGAACATGCTTTTAAACATAGTGATACTACAAAAAATATTATTTTAAATGAAGCAGATATGGTTTTGTATTTATTTGATTATGGACAAATAGATGCAAATTTAGAATTAAATAAAAATAATCTTTGGGGATTAATAAAACAAAGAAAAGAGAAAACTCCAGATTTTGAAGTTCTTTTTATCATAAATAAGATAGATAAAGCTTTTGAAGATAATAAAAAAATAGAAGAGATTAAAAGTTCATCTTCAAAAGAGGAGTATTTTGCAAATATAAAAAAACATTGGTTTTATTACGAAAATATAGCTATTGATAAAATCAAAAATAGTGCAAAAAAATATGGTTTTAAATCTCCAAAAGTTTTTACGGTATCTTCTAAATTTATAGAATATTATAGAAATAAAAATAACCTAAATTTTGACCATTTAGATGACATTGATGGATTTATAAATTTTTTCAAAAATAGTTTTGGTAAAAATTGGGATAGCAAATTTCATAGTTATTTAGGATATAAATCTATTGAACAAAGTTTAAAAAATTATTTAAAGCTTGAAGATCATGTCTATAAATAA
- a CDS encoding dynamin family protein has product MQNNLTKPEIKNKIDNLEKYFSKYKNGTSSKKLEDVKQNLDKQEYKIAVVANMSSGKSTFINALFGKEVLPAYNHATTDSATYIYSKPNIKKKAEIFFSDGRKNITITEDLEKEIKQYAQKDEDCKDNKYKNVEKIDLYYPFLNLQTSSNEDFSITFIDTPGPNSTGDGYKQKHKDQTRSVLNSVDMALFVFDYGQLDANLSSDEQGLWHTIKTRYEKDKNFEVYFLINKIDMSMNDNFKDLDNSDRENFIKQKKENWFKHEKIAIDKIVDAAKKHGIDNPKVYPISSYYQLLERNDKKGYDDEDFLDLFKKQHFKRVFENNWEEEFIKYLGILNLEDNINNYINTEVKNKILKIALDNILTIKNDEISSLQTNIQTLSKPKEEATANVEKALNFLNKEAIELEKDMNNKFKISSEKAIEEINDLIDTAIKDELTSKIDEMSKKAIAYAEEIAYGREPKIAQKSAKNKYHSISLLNDIQIELENHIDTDFVFKAMQDYIKSILEDYKNNYLDVKTVLRKRFREYEEDISKIFRKVKDRLNSELQDALDIDIQNIEMQTVDIDSTLSFDISIPNSVLDYKYQEAEYETFSDSDWYKPWTWGNTIEVLVQEEEHLFTINPKDLKKSIEDSMKESIKQFYSKEKNNYKKTINSLKDINFKIFEEFKSNKQEEISKLQDDIKNSEKELVVVEKQLEDFNNLTKE; this is encoded by the coding sequence ATGCAAAATAATTTAACAAAACCAGAAATTAAAAATAAAATTGATAATTTAGAAAAATATTTTTCTAAATATAAAAATGGTACATCTTCAAAAAAACTTGAAGATGTAAAACAAAACTTGGATAAACAAGAGTATAAAATAGCAGTTGTTGCAAATATGAGCTCAGGAAAATCTACTTTTATAAATGCTTTATTTGGAAAAGAAGTATTACCAGCATATAATCATGCTACAACAGATAGTGCCACGTATATATACTCAAAACCAAATATAAAAAAAAAAGCAGAAATATTTTTTTCTGATGGAAGAAAAAATATTACAATCACTGAAGATTTGGAAAAAGAGATAAAACAATATGCTCAAAAAGATGAAGATTGTAAAGACAATAAATATAAAAATGTTGAAAAAATAGATTTATACTATCCATTTTTAAATCTTCAAACATCTTCAAATGAAGATTTTAGTATCACATTTATAGATACACCTGGACCAAATAGTACGGGAGATGGTTATAAACAAAAACATAAGGACCAAACAAGAAGTGTTTTAAATAGTGTCGATATGGCTCTTTTTGTTTTTGATTATGGACAACTTGATGCAAACTTGAGTAGCGATGAGCAGGGCTTATGGCATACCATTAAAACAAGATATGAAAAAGATAAGAATTTCGAAGTCTATTTTTTAATCAATAAAATAGATATGTCAATGAATGATAATTTTAAAGATTTGGATAATAGTGATAGAGAAAATTTCATAAAACAAAAAAAAGAAAATTGGTTTAAACATGAAAAAATTGCTATAGATAAGATTGTAGATGCAGCAAAAAAACATGGAATTGATAATCCAAAGGTTTATCCTATATCTTCATATTATCAACTTTTGGAAAGAAATGATAAAAAAGGTTATGATGATGAAGATTTTTTGGATCTTTTCAAAAAACAACATTTTAAAAGAGTATTTGAAAATAATTGGGAAGAAGAGTTTATAAAATATCTTGGAATTTTAAATCTTGAAGATAATATAAATAACTATATCAATACAGAAGTTAAAAATAAAATATTAAAAATTGCGCTTGATAATATTTTAACTATAAAAAATGATGAAATTAGTAGTTTACAAACTAATATACAAACATTAAGTAAACCAAAAGAAGAAGCTACAGCAAATGTAGAGAAAGCTTTAAACTTTTTAAATAAAGAAGCCATAGAGCTTGAGAAAGATATGAATAATAAGTTTAAAATATCAAGTGAAAAAGCTATTGAAGAGATAAATGATTTGATTGATACAGCAATAAAAGATGAACTAACTTCAAAAATTGATGAGATGTCTAAAAAAGCAATAGCTTATGCAGAAGAAATAGCATATGGTAGAGAACCTAAAATAGCTCAAAAAAGTGCAAAAAACAAATATCATTCTATTAGCTTATTAAATGATATACAAATTGAGTTAGAAAATCATATTGATACAGATTTTGTTTTTAAAGCTATGCAAGATTATATAAAATCAATTTTAGAAGATTATAAAAATAACTATCTTGATGTTAAAACAGTTTTAAGAAAGAGATTCAGAGAGTATGAAGAAGATATTTCAAAAATATTTAGAAAAGTAAAAGATAGATTAAATTCTGAGCTTCAAGATGCTTTAGATATAGATATTCAAAATATAGAGATGCAAACAGTAGATATTGATTCAACTTTAAGTTTTGATATATCTATTCCAAATAGTGTATTGGATTATAAATATCAAGAAGCAGAATATGAAACATTTAGCGATTCTGATTGGTATAAACCTTGGACTTGGGGTAATACAATAGAAGTTTTAGTTCAGGAAGAAGAACATCTATTCACTATAAACCCAAAAGATTTAAAAAAATCAATAGAAGATAGTATGAAAGAAAGCATAAAACAGTTTTATAGTAAAGAAAAAAATAACTATAAAAAAACAATTAATAGTTTAAAAGATATAAACTTTAAAATTTTTGAAGAGTTTAAATCAAATAAACAAGAAGAGATATCTAAATTACAAGATGATATAAAGAATAGTGAAAAAGAGTTAGTAGTTGTAGAAAAACAACTAGAAGATTTTAATAATTTAACAAAGGAGTAA
- a CDS encoding ATP-binding protein, producing MQLDIYKSTDVIQEVKLDKVIQNFLERNYYENYNISTQNIDIEENKAIDFIKINHISYDRNKDETDINLIDFQQILGAISSKTKKFVYVIESNNNGIDLYLGTLKDSQEFLNNTFQGIYSGSEINFDKPKFEDSKYSKAMLGIPSLKRDSDKKYNQSLEKILFPMQNKNFRIVVVAESYDNNTIKEIISNYQTLGSELHRFVKQSKNIQESNSQGTSHTKGSSNSKTQSDSYSSSESISDKTLGSKIGNVGSFVGGAVIGASIGSIIPGPGTAIGAAIGGGITFIGSQFFSKTKSESTSQSHSESRTNSTNESFGTNENKTKTLGITFDEINKSAEYCENLIDKYIERFQKGLNHGMWNTSLYIQSNDETTLSELEHTLKSVYSGDETYFEAIRFSENLNDNKNIKIENLPMLYFDKSFKHPIHSSFSGFSSAINSEELSILSALPNNDIDGISVSKVSSFGLTQAKIDKYNSIEIGNVLNKKKSTNQKFKLSLDGLNSHLFVSGITGGGKSNTIKGILENLQNNTNLENKIPFLVIEPAKSEYKHLLKKIPNLQIFRPGAKGDIFRFNPFIFEHSRKNNSVTLTKHVDMLKTTFCSAFPMYGPMPYILEEAIHKVYEKKGWSFETEDHPYYTDSKDANYDRKSLLFPNMEDLKEEVIQVVENAGYYQDLQNNIKAALKTRINNLTLGVKGKIFNSRHSFDSELLFETPTIIELSNIVDDEEKAFLMGLILNKLYSYKEEKGQSKSLNHITVIEEAHRLLPNISLDKSGEEASSRAKSIETFTNILAEIRAYGEGIIIADQIASKLHRDVIKNTNIKIIHRTMDYEDREIVGKAINLSDEQILDIAELKSGEAIVHNRDIHQAFMVKIDEFKEEKISDDEIKNFYKRFIEKNEEYKYEFLFEKWFYVENRPEINSLDFDRLKLKLVEFINSILFDSKNILENWENLKKDIGKRDDDKEYIYILNKLWNKLNYLSNMQFYRNIDCYIDSIKGFTTLILTIIEKKDNNLENRVDNFKKCFEHLSLKTIYPSMKNYKDFEIDFTLLFLENITSDEEIYEFVNTTMKEDISLNDRLDKISQKIFKTTNPQLRHSLGAIRSGKKEIDFTNIIKEGF from the coding sequence ATGCAATTAGATATTTACAAAAGTACAGATGTGATTCAGGAAGTAAAACTTGATAAAGTTATACAAAACTTCTTAGAAAGAAATTATTATGAAAATTATAATATTTCAACTCAAAATATTGATATAGAAGAGAACAAAGCTATAGATTTTATAAAAATAAATCATATCTCTTATGATAGGAACAAAGATGAAACGGATATAAATCTTATAGATTTTCAACAAATCCTTGGTGCAATATCATCAAAAACTAAAAAATTTGTTTATGTTATAGAAAGTAATAATAATGGGATAGATTTGTATTTAGGAACCCTAAAAGATTCTCAAGAGTTTTTAAATAATACTTTTCAAGGTATTTATTCAGGTTCAGAAATAAATTTTGATAAACCAAAATTTGAAGATAGTAAGTATTCAAAAGCAATGCTTGGAATACCATCTTTAAAAAGAGATTCAGATAAAAAATATAATCAATCTTTAGAAAAAATACTATTTCCTATGCAAAATAAGAATTTCCGAATAGTAGTAGTTGCAGAAAGCTATGATAATAACACTATAAAAGAGATTATTTCAAATTATCAAACTTTAGGAAGTGAACTTCATAGATTTGTTAAACAGAGTAAAAATATTCAAGAAAGTAATTCACAAGGAACTTCTCATACAAAAGGTTCAAGTAATAGTAAAACACAAAGTGATAGTTATTCTTCTTCTGAAAGTATAAGCGATAAAACATTAGGTAGTAAAATCGGAAATGTTGGTTCTTTTGTTGGAGGTGCTGTTATTGGTGCTTCTATTGGTAGTATTATTCCAGGACCAGGGACAGCTATTGGTGCTGCTATTGGTGGAGGAATTACTTTTATAGGTTCACAATTTTTTTCAAAAACAAAATCAGAAAGTACTAGCCAAAGCCATTCAGAATCAAGAACTAATAGTACAAATGAAAGTTTTGGTACAAATGAGAATAAAACAAAAACTCTTGGAATTACATTTGATGAGATAAATAAATCTGCTGAATATTGTGAAAATCTAATAGATAAGTATATAGAGAGATTTCAAAAAGGTTTAAACCACGGAATGTGGAATACTTCACTATATATTCAATCAAATGATGAAACAACTTTAAGTGAACTTGAACACACTTTAAAAAGTGTTTATAGTGGAGATGAAACATACTTTGAAGCTATAAGATTTAGTGAAAATCTAAATGATAATAAAAATATCAAAATAGAAAATTTACCAATGCTATATTTTGATAAGAGCTTTAAACATCCAATTCACAGCTCCTTTTCAGGATTTTCAAGTGCTATAAATAGTGAAGAGTTATCTATACTTTCAGCTCTTCCAAACAATGACATAGATGGAATAAGTGTTTCAAAAGTATCAAGTTTTGGACTTACTCAAGCTAAAATAGATAAATATAACTCTATTGAAATTGGAAATGTATTAAATAAGAAAAAATCTACAAATCAAAAATTTAAACTATCTTTAGATGGTTTAAATTCACATCTTTTTGTATCAGGAATTACAGGTGGTGGAAAATCAAATACTATAAAAGGTATTTTAGAAAATCTTCAAAATAATACAAATTTAGAAAATAAAATTCCATTTTTGGTTATAGAACCTGCAAAATCAGAGTATAAACATCTACTTAAAAAAATACCAAATTTACAAATCTTTAGACCAGGAGCAAAAGGAGATATTTTTAGATTTAACCCATTTATTTTTGAGCATAGTAGAAAAAACAATAGTGTAACTTTAACAAAACATGTAGATATGCTAAAAACTACTTTTTGTTCAGCTTTTCCAATGTATGGACCAATGCCATATATCTTAGAAGAAGCTATTCATAAAGTTTATGAAAAAAAAGGTTGGAGTTTTGAAACAGAAGATCATCCATATTATACAGACTCAAAAGATGCGAATTATGATAGAAAGAGTTTACTTTTCCCAAATATGGAAGATTTAAAAGAAGAAGTTATCCAAGTTGTTGAAAATGCAGGATATTATCAAGATTTACAAAACAATATAAAAGCGGCTTTAAAAACAAGAATAAATAATCTTACATTGGGTGTAAAAGGCAAAATTTTTAACTCAAGACATAGTTTTGATTCAGAACTTCTCTTTGAAACACCAACTATTATAGAATTATCAAATATAGTAGATGATGAAGAAAAAGCTTTTTTAATGGGACTTATACTAAATAAACTTTATAGCTACAAAGAAGAAAAAGGACAAAGTAAAAGTTTAAATCATATTACAGTTATAGAAGAAGCTCATAGATTATTGCCAAATATATCTTTGGATAAAAGTGGTGAAGAGGCTAGTTCAAGAGCAAAATCTATAGAAACATTTACAAATATTTTAGCTGAAATTAGAGCATATGGGGAAGGTATAATCATAGCAGACCAAATAGCCTCAAAGCTTCATAGAGATGTTATAAAAAATACAAATATAAAAATAATTCATAGAACTATGGATTATGAAGATAGAGAAATAGTTGGGAAAGCTATAAATCTAAGTGATGAACAAATTCTTGATATTGCAGAGCTAAAATCTGGTGAAGCAATAGTTCATAATAGAGATATTCATCAAGCATTTATGGTAAAAATAGATGAGTTTAAAGAAGAAAAAATATCAGATGATGAAATAAAGAATTTCTATAAAAGATTTATAGAAAAAAATGAAGAATATAAATATGAGTTTTTGTTTGAAAAATGGTTCTATGTAGAAAATAGACCTGAAATAAATAGTTTAGATTTTGATAGATTAAAACTTAAACTTGTAGAGTTTATAAACTCTATTTTATTTGACTCAAAAAATATTTTGGAAAATTGGGAAAATCTAAAAAAAGATATAGGGAAAAGAGATGATGATAAAGAGTATATCTATATATTAAATAAACTTTGGAATAAACTAAACTACTTATCAAATATGCAGTTTTATAGAAATATTGATTGCTATATAGATTCAATCAAAGGTTTTACAACTTTAATACTAACGATAATTGAAAAAAAAGATAATAATTTAGAAAATAGAGTAGATAATTTTAAAAAATGTTTTGAACATTTAAGTTTAAAAACAATTTATCCATCTATGAAAAATTATAAAGATTTTGAAATAGATTTCACTCTACTTTTTTTAGAGAATATCACTTCAGATGAGGAGATTTATGAGTTTGTAAATACAACAATGAAAGAAGATATATCTCTAAATGATAGATTAGATAAAATCTCACAAAAAATATTTAAAACTACAAACCCACAATTAAGACACTCTTTAGGAGCTATAAGAAGTGGTAAAAAAGAGATAGATTTTACAAATATTATAAAGGAGGGGTTTTAA
- a CDS encoding helix-turn-helix transcriptional regulator produces MQHDKLATRLSIILYKLNQGERLSVEELAEEFGVTERTIQRDLIRFSWFNLKKENKRYFLSENEVGKLNFTDIKNFAIFSGLKSLFPSLSQEFLKNIIEEKMKKAYIINDSGFEDIVSKKDLFENLSSAILNQNKISFIYNDKKRELSPYKLINTNGIWYLCALESNNMKSYSFSKIKNLMVYSEKFKLDEKVLEKIEEGSVNFLSKDLKEVHLKIDNSAKEYFLRKKVLQNMKMVENKDEYFIVSTNIAFDDEILNIVKYWLPYIQIIKPLELQKKLEDILKDYLKKPNI; encoded by the coding sequence TTGCAACATGATAAATTGGCAACACGACTATCAATAATTCTTTATAAGCTAAATCAAGGAGAAAGATTAAGTGTTGAAGAATTAGCAGAAGAGTTTGGAGTAACAGAAAGAACAATACAAAGAGATCTTATTCGTTTCTCTTGGTTTAATTTAAAAAAAGAGAATAAAAGATATTTTTTGAGTGAAAATGAAGTTGGAAAATTAAATTTCACCGATATAAAAAACTTTGCAATATTTAGTGGTCTTAAATCTCTTTTTCCATCTTTAAGTCAAGAGTTCCTAAAAAATATAATCGAAGAAAAGATGAAAAAAGCCTATATTATAAATGATAGTGGATTTGAAGATATTGTATCAAAAAAAGATTTATTTGAAAATTTAAGTTCTGCAATTCTTAATCAAAATAAAATCTCTTTTATTTACAATGATAAAAAAAGAGAACTAAGTCCTTATAAACTAATCAATACAAATGGAATATGGTATTTATGTGCTTTAGAAAGTAATAATATGAAATCATATAGTTTTTCCAAAATAAAAAATCTTATGGTTTATAGTGAGAAGTTTAAGCTAGATGAAAAAGTTTTAGAAAAAATTGAAGAGGGGTCTGTTAATTTCTTATCAAAAGATTTAAAAGAAGTTCATTTAAAAATAGATAATAGTGCAAAAGAGTATTTTCTTAGAAAAAAAGTATTACAAAATATGAAAATGGTAGAAAACAAAGATGAGTACTTTATTGTAAGTACAAATATTGCTTTTGATGATGAGATATTAAATATTGTAAAGTATTGGTTGCCTTATATTCAAATAATAAAACCTCTTGAACTTCAAAAAAAGCTTGAAGATATTTTGAAAGATTATCTAAAAAAACCAAATATATAA
- the rpsI gene encoding 30S ribosomal protein S9, protein MAKVYATGRRKTAIAKVWLENGNGQLTVNGQSLDQWLGGHESIKKRVMQPLQVAKQETSVNVIVKTLGGGYSAQADAARHGISRALVAYDEQFRTILKPYGLLTRDARSVERKKYGRKKARKSSQFSKR, encoded by the coding sequence ATGGCAAAAGTATATGCAACTGGAAGAAGAAAAACAGCAATAGCTAAAGTTTGGTTAGAGAATGGAAATGGACAATTAACTGTAAATGGACAATCTTTAGATCAATGGCTTGGTGGTCATGAGTCAATCAAAAAAAGAGTTATGCAACCATTACAAGTAGCTAAACAAGAAACTTCTGTAAATGTAATAGTAAAAACATTAGGTGGTGGATATTCTGCTCAAGCTGATGCTGCTAGACATGGAATTAGTAGAGCTTTAGTTGCTTATGATGAGCAATTCAGAACTATCTTAAAACCATATGGTTTATTAACAAGAGATGCAAGATCTGTTGAAAGAAAAAAATACGGAAGAAAAAAAGCGAGAAAATCTTCTCAATTCTCAAAAAGATAA
- the rplM gene encoding 50S ribosomal protein L13, whose amino-acid sequence MKFTQMAKANEIQRDWIVVDAEGKIFGRIITEVATILRGKNKPCYTPNVDCGDYVVIINASKAKFSGNKLEDKNYYTHSGYFGSTKTHKMSDMIEKNPEKLYKLATRGMLPKTTLGKAMLKKLKVYAGSEHPHTAQIKG is encoded by the coding sequence ATGAAATTTACTCAAATGGCAAAAGCCAATGAAATTCAAAGAGATTGGATTGTAGTTGATGCAGAAGGTAAAATATTCGGAAGAATCATAACTGAAGTTGCAACAATTTTAAGAGGTAAAAATAAACCTTGCTATACTCCAAATGTTGATTGTGGAGATTATGTTGTAATAATCAATGCAAGTAAAGCTAAATTTTCTGGTAATAAATTAGAAGATAAAAATTACTATACTCACTCAGGTTATTTTGGAAGTACAAAAACTCACAAAATGTCTGATATGATTGAAAAAAACCCAGAAAAACTGTACAAATTAGCTACTAGAGGTATGCTTCCAAAAACTACTCTTGGTAAAGCTATGTTAAAAAAATTAAAAGTATATGCAGGAAGTGAACACCCTCATACTGCTCAAATTAAAGGATAA